One Dunckerocampus dactyliophorus isolate RoL2022-P2 chromosome 6, RoL_Ddac_1.1, whole genome shotgun sequence genomic window, ACATCATCGTTTTCGTGTAGGCCGCCACCATGGAAACTACAAGCcgccgttttcagattttcccactcaaaaaaataccgtttcagagCACCCAGAAAGCCGTGTCCCTGTGGATGAACGACTGAAACCATGAAATACTTGACCCTTTTGGCCTGAAAACGTTTCCCCTTAGTCCCTGCAATTAGCATACTGAGGCGTGCACGACTAAAAAGCACAGTCTCCCCCTTCCAGAAACTTTTGGAAGGATTTTCATAGGGTAGACGCACATGTGAGCTGTAGCTAATATTGTGGACTGTGTTTGACACTTCTTATATTGTGTAACGACTTCGTCCTCCTCAGATAAGCGCAGCGTGAGAGGTGCTCGGTTCTTGCAGAGTTCTCCTCCAGCAAAGCCCAAGTCCATCTCTCCAGAGCGGACCGAAGTCTTCGCTACTGTCCTCTTCACCGAGTTCCTGAAAGAACTGGCAGCCCTTGCTCAAGAGCACTCCATCTTGTCCTGCGTTCCTGCGGAAGAGTAATTCAGACTCGGACCTTTTTTGGAAAACTTAAAACGTCCACTGCGGCGACGGCGCAGGTTGGACTTTACAATAAAAAGCAAAGGCAATCACCTTCATGTGCTTTTTCAAGCAAATACGTCTTTTATACTCATTTATCTGCTTCTCAACGTCTCAGGGGACTCTTGGTGCCTACCGTTAGCAACATTAGCATTAGCCAGTGGCCTCGTAAGGGAATACTTGCAAGTATGTATAACATCCCCATCATCACTGACTTTACCCCCACTTCCTCACGTTTTGCTGTTGAACAAAGTAGTTCCAGCGAGTTGCTGCCATCACGAAagtaaagcgttttgcttctttaaaaaaaaaatctgtatttagGAGCGTCTCTttgagcaattaatagctgagcagtgtgccgaggacatgttctCAATGCATAGTCTGCGGATTGcgctccccatcatggcggccaaaccctcGCAGGACATACATAATGCGGAAGTGGATGgcgatcggcactcctgttttaactatAGACAGACAGACGCCTCATCCAGCtctgccttgacacatccaatatggcggcgacgttgacgtatcgcaGCAGTGGCATAGACTTAAAGATAGACGCCGCATCCAGTGGGTTTGTCCACAGTtgcgatacgtcaacgtcgTCGCCATATTGGAAGTGTCAAGGCTATACTTaatgtaagtttgtttttgatacctcactgtttcccaagtatattagtgcgcgTGTGagtgtataaacgagaggaattaacttaaatttctttgtagaaaggcgctttatgaaagtaactACATGGACTTGTaatcatttacagcgcagcccttacacatccaatatggcggcgacgttgacgtacggctcagagCTCGATGCCTATGACGAACTAAGcgccttggtttacatgcccactcatgctgctacagagagcttaaAATATCAACAGgcttatgtgctgaatcacgcgtTACAattgaagtcaaagtcaacgtagtgagaaaacttgtagttcatgcaagacgcgtTTATTGACTtctcctccacacggaaagttgtatgccgcagtgaaatgtgtccgagcggaaacggcggttacGCTGAAATAATGatctgcaccacagagctgcGGCTGTCAAAATTGCCCCCAGGGCATCACTAAAGACGTTTGGCACCAAAAGTCAGACTCACAATGGCTTCTCTCCTTTGGCACCACTGCACGCTGCCGCTTGTCCGTTGTTGTATTTCACAGTGCTCTCAAGTCATGTGCGATACCAATGATTTCCTCTCCGAtccaatactgagtaaaattaggctggtatcggcaataccgaTACTTTGCAAATTCACTCGTGTCTGGTACATTTGAAAAACGAGGGTATTTCCAATCGGAGCATAACGAATCTATGCTAATACAcaagagagagggaaaaaagggggcggggggtgtTGGTGGGGGTGTCATACCCCCATATCTCTTGAAACTCATAAAGTGTTGTGTTTGCTTTTTCACATTTCCAAGCTTtttgtttccatccatccatcttgtatGCCGCCTGTCCTCATGGGGGTCActggggtatactggagcctatcccagctgagtcaAGTCATCTTTCTTACATGACTTTTCATGACGTCACTATGCAAATGTAGAATCATTAGCATATTTTTAGTAAGGAGGTGTTGAAGCTTTGCCTCTTTTGGGGTgtttatatgttatattattagtatattctaaataaatgttatattcatatttgagcCATCTCCCACTGTATCTGTTACACGGTTGTTCAGTTGAAAGGTCTATTTTCCAGGTGAGAAATGCCATGAAGTATTTTGATATGAATTGGAAGAATGACTTGCCTTGCTAGGATTTGATTGGATAACGGCTACATTTGTACTATTCTTACGTTCCAACCATTGGGAGTTGGCCAACTGATGGATGTAGTCATCTGAAATCCTaagtcaataaaaaacaatcaGCGTCTTTTTGTTGCAAGCAATAAATGATTGAATTGACACTGTAGTCCCCGTCCCGTTTGCACGTCTTTTTGCCTCAATCAATCACACTGTGAGGTCGATCTGAAATTGACAAATGACTTGGAATGGCGATTACTTTCTAGGTGGTATATTTGTCATCTCGTGAACGGAACACTGGAAATCTACGGAGCCCCCGAGGAGACACGGGGAagacaaattgatggataaaaaataaaccacGAACGTTTGCATTATTTCGCAAAAATATGTGACGCTACAGGACACACTTCCGGTCATAGCGAGCCTCCACTTAGCGAAAATGGGGTGGACATGCATAATTTAATTTCCATCTTCAGCATTAGCGCATCCCTTACTGCACAATTGTAGACGTATTAAGACGTATTACGATCGTATTCCCCCGAGGGGACTCGGGGAAAAAatgatgggttaaaaaaaaaaaaaaacagctcgcAAAACCTTGTAAAGCTCCAGGACACACTTCCGGTCATAGCTTGCCTGCACCATTTAACTTCCATCTTTCCATCTGCTGCACAATTGTAGAAGTATAAAGTGATACTATAACTTTAGGAACACGTTTCCAATTCAGTGATGGTTATTGGGCTCGTCTGAAAATAAAACGCTCCAAGCTCGTGTTGCTGGAAACACATCTCTTAGAGTACTCAAAAGGAAATACAATGATTGGCCATAAATGGGATTCTTCCACTTGTGTGCAGTGCTTGTCCTATATGTATAAAAAAACCCCGCAAAACTATTTACATTAAGAGCATTGTACTTCCTTTTTGAGAGCGGATGTTGGGGGtgaaacttcaaattaagagcagcgCATTCATTGAGTTTGTGATAGGAGTGTTTACTTATAGGACAAGTAGCGCACACAAGTGGAAGAATCCCATGTCTGGCTAATCAATGTATTTCCTTTCAAGTGCCAGTACTCTAAGAGATGTGTTTCCACCAACACTAGCTAGGAccggatgttagcattttattttcagacGAGCCCAATAACCATCACGGAATTGGAAACGTGTTCCTATAGTTATAGTATCACTTTATACTTCTACAATCGTGCAGCAGATGGAAAGACGGAAGTTAAATGTTTAATAAGCTATTATCAGATCGTAAGAAATGTGTATTATACACTTCCTCCACTAGAGGGCGGTCTCCGCTCGTTTATCTGCTTTTATTCTGCTCGGTCTAACCGGCCACATCATTAGGGTCACCTACCCAATCAATTGTGTGCAGTTTTTAGTATATCAGAGGAAGACTGCATCGGTTTGCCAACATGACATGAATTTACAAAAtggtattaattattaataattattatatatgccGAGATACAAGGTGTGTATTTAGCCATTTGGGGGCCCATGGCGAACCGAGCAAAGCTAGTTCCATAGCCATGTTTACATactccaggaaaaaaaacaataatccatttttatgaaatgtttgggggcccctggaaatGTCGGGGGCTGCCCAGGCTGCGTTTGCCTAATAGTAGACCCGCCCCTGCAAGAAAGTGTTTATTAATGCCACAAAGACTCCCAGGAGAAGATGACATTGTGGGACAACAGTGAAGAAAAAGGCAAGTCATGCTAGTCTGTTGAGGCGTCCTCCAGCCATGAAATCTTCTCCTGGAGAATCTTCCGCACGACAACCGGATCCACTCGACCTTTGGTCTCCTTCTGAACCAGTCCCATCAGCTTGTTCAGGACTTTGGGGTTCCCAGACTTGATGGCGTGGACCTTAACGGTGGAAGCCACACAAGAGCGAAACGCATGTAGGACACAAACAAGTCCAGCGGCGTCACACAGGAATAGAAATAATCTATTCCAGAATCAAGCTGTGACTGCACAGATAATTAGCATTCTTAACCGTCACTTCTTCATACCTCATCAGGATGCATGTCCACAACCTTCTGGCAGATGTTGTGCAGCTGTGTGACATCGCTAACAAGGCCCAGGTCCTGGTCCTGGATGATCTGCGCGGCTGTTTTCTGTCCCGATGACCTCCACATGTCCCGGAAGACCTGAGGACACGCACGTGAGCACGCACGGGGCAGGCAAGCGCGGGATTTGAACGGCATCAAGCGTGCGCGTCACTCACCTGCTTGGCAACCCAAGACGAGATGTTTCCCGCTTGCAGGAGCTCCAGCAGCTCGGCCAGGGCGGAGGGGGAGATGGGGCTGCAAATCAGAGAAAAAGCATTCAAGACTAAAAGATTCATCACTGAAGAGAAAGTGATTAGTGACGGAGGAAGGGGAAGACACGTGTTGGCTAACCTGCTAAACGCACAGATGTGCGGTACATCGAGGGAGAGGTTTCCTGAGTCTGCAACCCCATAGCACTACGCTACAATATGCTACTTCCTTTGGCTTAAcagtgggttattttgcagccgtactcaataaaagaaaaagactGTCTGAAAGCCTGTTCCAACACTCAGTGTTACGCAGtgcacttgaacgcctcatcatgtGAGCCGCATAGACGGCGCAGGTGGCACACTGGTGCAGGAATGTCAGTGAATGTTTGGTAGTCGGATGGAGAGGCCAACTGgtagccacgtttccgtcagactacggCAGGGCAGCTGTGTCTTAGTcttagtagtactttattaatcccacagcagggaaattcacctgttacagcaggatttttgcatgtaaaaacacactcaccagcaaagaggaagtgagggagcgtggaggagtgtagcgtgcagaaggtttcgcattgtagggacattttaacacatgcacacgtgtgTTCGTGCATGCCAAATgtgtaaattgtaaatagttgatggtgttatattagcaaataaattgttactttgatgtaaaacagcctttttgtgttgtttatgttggtatagttgtttagctgccacaaaagcaaccaatatttgtgtcaaagtgaaagttaagattcaagattcaagattcaagagagttttattgtcatgtgcatggtaaaacagcagttataccatgcaatgaaaatcttatcctgttcattctcccaagaaaagaaaggaaacacaagaaagaataagaacataagaaacataaacacataaacatatataccaataaattaagcaacaacaacagaagagacattaatacaagtaaataatgcaaataaataaataaataaagtgctatgagttatgcttgaaatgtatcttttctccctgtttagttgggaactgatattttcctgaaacttacctatatTGTACTGCCGATTACTACAGAaggcaaaaaggtagaaactaactttgtttcctgatgaaagaggggagtgtaatgtttcttttgctaggttccatgtttatataaccatagaacacaatactctgtgtgccttgaaagatcagtgtaAAATGGCTGCTGCTGAAGGGGGATACATTTAGAAaagtggctgggattgaatgaggcATTGGGTCTGTGCCAGTAAGAGTACCCGTTACCCGTTCCTGTCTAGAGTGTCCCAACTAAAACAACCCCACTATCCATTGGCCAGAGAGAATGGTGCTTTGTCATTCAATGTCACACAAGGTCCACCTCACCTTTGGCTCACAGTCCAGTCTTGCTGTTTGAGGAGGACCAGCAGCTCGTTTGTCACCCAGCCAATCACCTTCCTGGGCTCCCTACTGGTGGTCTTCAACACGGTCTCAAAGTACTCCACCAGGCCATCCTCGTTCTGGGACGACACCACGTCATCAGACTCATCTAGCACCACTCCAAGCCAAAGCTGAAGGCAACTGACCAGCAGAGTCCAGCTGTGCTCGGGCAGGATGCCGTACGTTTGGACCAGCCTGTCTCTCGTCACGCCGGGCAGCTCTGGAAGCCGCGCCCTTAAATTCTGCACCACCACCGCCTGGTCGGCGCCGGGGGGCACTGAGGCGTCATCCTCGTACACCGTCAGAGGGGGAAGGTTGGGCTCTGGCATGAACCTGAAAAGGAGGGAGAGGTCATAGGATCAACTGATAGCAGCAGATTACACTCaatggccacaatattaggtacacctgcactttCTCATGAGAAGCACAAACAACTATAACATTCCTATggagacctccaccaaggcttacACTTCCActccagtacagtacagtaatccctcatttgtgGCAGTTCATGACCCAGACCCAACCACagagtagaattccttattcataaatgcaatacttcgcttgttagagcatagaaaacctgcttaccacATTCTAAATACActgtttaacatgattagagccctctagacatcaaataacacccttatagtcacctttacattacccaatatagtaaaaacAGTggcaaaataagacacataagacagagaaaacatgtttaccgccttcaaaatatgccttttaacatgattagagccctctagacacgaaataacacccctatagtcacctttacactactattacccaatatagtaaaaacagtgacaaaataagacatataagacagagaaaacctgtttaccaccctctaaatatgctttttaacatgattagagccctctagacatcaaataacacccctatagtcacctttacattacccaatatagtaaaaacAGTggcaaaataagacacataagacagagaaaacatgtttaccgccttcaaaatatgccttttaacatgattagagccctctagacatgaaagaacaccccatagtcatctttacactactattacccaatatagtaaaaacagtgacaaaataagacatataagatagaaaaaacctgtttaccaccttcaaaatatgccttttaacataattagagctctctagacatgaaataacacccctatagtcacctttacactactattacccaatatagtaaaaacagtgacaaaataagacatataagacagagaaaacctgtttaccaccttcaaaatatgccttttaacatgattagagccctctagacatgaaataacacccccatatactcctattacccaatatagtagacatacaaagagaaaataaaacatacagactcatgctcatgtgtgctgcttgtaaatgtgttctggtgtcacagacaggaagtgttacagTACAGTgctacagtaacactactgacacctagtggccagtgtagattACTGCATGTCATCACAACGTCCttcaatgagtcttctgaatgccttctatttgtatttgacttcatttagccacttctaggcttgaaaatgcttaatttaggcaaaaaaaggcTCAAATGTGCTTCAtctttttggctaataataggttgcattcaaccaccaaacagcttgataacagtatatatttttgaaaaaacgtgaagaAACGTGATGGAAACCAAATGCTTTTATCGTCACTGcacacaatatagtagaaagGTTGCTTTGGTCACCTGTAGTCCTGCAGCCCCTCCTTGTCCCTCATGGGCACAGTGGTCCTATCAACACAAGATGAGGAAGAAGAAATGAGCCAGATGAAAGAAGCGTTTGTGAATCACGAGGAACACTTGATGGGGTCCACCTGCAGCATGAATGAGGTCCAAGGTTGCACCTCATTacgtgtgcaggtgtacctaataaagtgtccagtGACAAGAAGGGCTCAGATGCACTATTCAACATGCTCcagatgacgatgatgatgatgatgcatggGAGCAACACTCATGCCAGAGACGGGACGGGACCATGGCGGCGCACCCAAATGACTCCATTCATCATCATTAGCTTGGCGTGGCGCCGCTGCTCTACGCGGTCTCCATCTTACCCGGATTTGGAGTCGTAGGCGCGGGTCTGGTTCTGCACGCTGCCTCCTCGCTGCAGGACGTCCACGTGCCTCTGAATCTCGTAGTCTGGCAAGAAGGTGGAAGTGCGTTTCAATCCGACAGCACACGGGCACACAAGTCAGTGGTGTGACAATCCGCACACGTGTGTGGTTCTCCGTGGCCTTGAACACCCCACAGCGCCTTCATGTCACCAATCCTGAAAGCCACTTTGTGA contains:
- the gatb gene encoding glutamyl-tRNA(Gln) amidotransferase subunit B, mitochondrial isoform X3 codes for the protein MTLICCVHVCVAIKDVFRCWGSKTGDGQEVTLVGIPRSSVEFGLACVVAAVGGGYYRARCEDVIFGLTIPASVSPQLEAVVGLEIHAQIHSNTKLFSGSGVHFLSPPNSLVSFFDGSLPGTLPVLNRRCVEAAVMTGLALNCSINRKSLFDRKHYFYADLPAGYQITQQRQPIAVGGVLTYSLMGGKKRDQVVRKHVRVKQIQLEQDSGKSLHDDVRGQTLIDLNRAGVGLMELVMEPDMKCGEEAAAAVRELQLILQALGTCQANMSDYEIQRHVDVLQRGGSVQNQTRAYDSKSGTTVPMRDKEGLQDYRFMPEPNLPPLTVYEDDASVPPGADQAVVVQNLRARLPELPGVTRDRLVQTYGILPEHSWTLLNEDGLVEYFETVLKTTSREPRKVIGWVTNELLVLLKQQDWTVSQSPISPSALAELLELLQAGNISSWVAKQVFRDMWRSSGQKTAAQIIQDQDLGLVSDVTQLHNICQKVVDMHPDEVHAIKSGNPKVLNKLMGLVQKETKGRVDPVVVRKILQEKISWLEDASTD